A region from the Flavobacterium enshiense genome encodes:
- a CDS encoding aminotransferase class I/II-fold pyridoxal phosphate-dependent enzyme: MVKDLFERIQNNKGPLGKWASQAEGYYVFPKLEGELGPRMKFHGREILNWSINDYLGLANHPEVRKADTEAAMQFGAAYPMGARMMSGHTNYHEQLENELAAFVMKESAYLLNFGYQGMVSIIDALVSKNDIIVYDVDSHACIIDGVRLHMGKRFTYKHNDLESMEKNLQRATKMAEETGGGILFITEGVFGMRGQQGKLKEIVALKEKYNFRLLVDDAHGFGTLGKTGAGAGEEQGCQEGIDVYFSTFAKSMANIGAFVAADKDVIDYLKYNLRSQMFAKALPMIQTIGSLKRLELLRNSSEIKDKLWENVNALQNGLKERGFNIGDTNTCITPVYLEGSIPEAMVMVNDLRENYGIFLSIVVYPVIPKGIILLRMIPTASHTLQDIEETLSAFEAIREKLVNGIYKQIAQETTVDVS, from the coding sequence ATGGTTAAGGATTTATTTGAAAGAATACAAAATAATAAGGGTCCATTAGGAAAATGGGCTTCACAGGCAGAAGGTTACTACGTGTTTCCGAAATTGGAAGGTGAATTAGGGCCAAGAATGAAATTTCACGGAAGAGAAATTTTAAACTGGTCTATAAACGATTATTTAGGATTGGCAAACCATCCTGAAGTGCGCAAAGCCGATACTGAGGCAGCGATGCAATTCGGAGCGGCTTACCCTATGGGTGCCCGAATGATGTCGGGTCATACAAATTATCACGAGCAACTGGAAAACGAATTGGCTGCTTTTGTAATGAAAGAATCGGCTTATTTGCTGAACTTCGGTTACCAGGGAATGGTGTCTATCATTGATGCGTTGGTATCTAAAAATGATATCATTGTTTATGATGTTGATTCGCATGCTTGTATCATTGATGGTGTTCGTTTGCACATGGGTAAGCGTTTTACATACAAGCACAACGATTTGGAAAGCATGGAGAAAAATCTTCAGCGTGCTACCAAAATGGCTGAAGAAACTGGTGGTGGGATCTTATTCATCACAGAAGGTGTTTTCGGAATGCGTGGTCAGCAAGGGAAACTGAAAGAAATTGTTGCATTGAAAGAGAAATATAATTTCCGTTTGTTGGTTGACGATGCACATGGTTTTGGAACACTTGGTAAAACAGGAGCGGGAGCAGGTGAGGAGCAAGGCTGTCAGGAAGGAATTGACGTTTATTTTTCAACATTTGCAAAATCAATGGCTAACATCGGAGCTTTCGTAGCTGCAGACAAGGATGTTATCGATTATCTAAAATACAACTTACGTTCGCAAATGTTTGCTAAAGCATTGCCAATGATCCAGACAATCGGTTCGTTAAAACGTTTGGAGTTGTTGCGTAATTCATCTGAAATCAAAGATAAACTTTGGGAAAACGTAAATGCGTTGCAAAACGGATTAAAAGAGAGAGGTTTCAATATCGGAGATACTAATACTTGTATCACGCCAGTGTACCTTGAGGGTTCTATTCCGGAAGCAATGGTAATGGTAAATGACCTACGTGAAAACTACGGGATTTTCCTTTCGATTGTGGTATATCCGGTAATTCCGAAAGGTATTATTTTGTTGCGTATGATTCCAACAGCATCTCATACTCTGCAGGATATAGAGGAAACATTATCAGCTTTCGAAGCAATCCGTGAAAAACTTGTAAACGGAATTTATAAGCAGATTGCTCAGGAAACAACGGTAGACGTGTCGTAA
- a CDS encoding GTP cyclohydrolase, with product MITIKEVSSQKELKEFVLFSFEIFKNNPYWIPPIIADEMEGFDRTKNPAFKNADVHFYLAYKDSKIAGKIAVIINWDEVNQLGKKKVRFGWFDVIDDIEVTKALLEKARELGQKHNMDHIEGPMGFSNLDKVGVLTEGFNELGTMISWYSMPYYKEHFEKLGMVTEKEFYESWFTMDAINPEPFQRASKMIKERYGLKTLHFKKNSDIFPYVDQMFDLFNEAYASLQSFVAINDETKEYFKKKYVNFINPEYIKFIVDSNNKMIAFTIVMPSYEAALQKAKGKLFPFGFLHLLNAKKNSREVVFYLIGVHPEYQNKGVTAIIFDDFYKVFKEKKIRKFIRTPELLENNAMHNLWKNFDPKIHKRRKTYKMDI from the coding sequence ATGATTACAATAAAAGAAGTCAGTTCCCAAAAAGAACTAAAAGAGTTTGTTTTATTTTCTTTTGAAATTTTTAAAAACAACCCATATTGGATTCCGCCCATCATTGCTGATGAAATGGAAGGCTTTGACCGCACTAAAAACCCTGCTTTCAAAAATGCCGATGTACACTTTTATCTGGCCTACAAAGACAGCAAAATTGCAGGTAAAATAGCAGTCATCATTAATTGGGATGAAGTAAATCAATTAGGAAAAAAGAAAGTCCGTTTTGGTTGGTTTGATGTTATTGACGATATCGAAGTTACCAAAGCCTTGCTCGAAAAAGCCCGCGAACTGGGACAAAAACATAATATGGACCACATCGAAGGCCCTATGGGATTTTCAAATCTGGACAAAGTTGGCGTTCTGACCGAAGGCTTTAATGAATTAGGAACCATGATTTCCTGGTACAGCATGCCTTATTACAAGGAACATTTCGAAAAACTCGGAATGGTTACCGAAAAGGAATTCTACGAAAGCTGGTTTACCATGGATGCCATCAACCCAGAACCTTTCCAACGCGCAAGCAAAATGATTAAGGAACGCTACGGATTAAAAACACTTCATTTCAAAAAAAACTCAGATATCTTTCCTTATGTGGATCAGATGTTCGACTTATTTAATGAAGCTTATGCAAGTTTACAATCATTCGTTGCCATAAATGATGAAACCAAAGAATATTTCAAGAAAAAATATGTAAACTTCATTAATCCGGAATACATAAAATTCATTGTCGACAGCAACAATAAGATGATTGCCTTTACTATTGTAATGCCTTCGTATGAAGCAGCTTTACAAAAAGCCAAAGGCAAATTGTTCCCATTCGGTTTTCTACATTTATTAAATGCGAAAAAGAATTCCAGAGAAGTGGTTTTCTATTTAATCGGCGTACACCCAGAGTATCAAAACAAAGGAGTAACTGCTATCATTTTTGATGATTTTTATAAAGTCTTCAAAGAGAAAAAAATCCGAAAGTTTATCAGAACACCTGAATTGCTCGAAAATAACGCAATGCATAATCTTTGGAAAAACTTTGATCCAAAAATTCACAAAAGAAGAAAAACTTACAAGATGGATATTTAA
- a CDS encoding transporter, protein MLQLKTKLLGLLLITSGIAIAQHTDEINSNRPGKSFGAFSIGKKVIQAESGIYYTKEKHDLQEWEAKGFGLDLVVRYGAFLEQLEFIGEMQYQTDKYTSPVLDENRNGFRQLTVGAKYLFYDPWKNYKEKVNVYSWKANHKFKWRKLLPAIGGYVGANFNVGDNPYTFPTDPTVSPKVMLLLQNHFGSRTVLTTNLIADKIATDYPSYGYILTLSRGINENWSVFLENQGYKSDWYADCIFRGGAAYLIKKNMQVDASVGASIKDTPSIFTGAVGFSWRFDKSYKPIEIKDGKEVKGDTKNKKVEEEKKKRSDEVQ, encoded by the coding sequence ATGCTCCAATTAAAAACGAAACTTCTTGGTCTATTACTGATTACGTCGGGAATAGCAATCGCGCAACATACCGACGAAATTAATTCCAATCGCCCCGGAAAATCTTTTGGCGCCTTTTCGATAGGAAAAAAGGTCATTCAGGCAGAATCCGGAATTTATTACACCAAAGAAAAACACGATTTACAGGAATGGGAAGCCAAAGGTTTCGGATTGGACCTGGTGGTTCGTTATGGTGCTTTTTTGGAACAGCTTGAATTCATAGGTGAAATGCAATACCAGACCGACAAATACACATCACCTGTTTTAGACGAAAACAGAAACGGATTCAGGCAACTGACTGTTGGTGCCAAATATTTATTTTACGACCCATGGAAAAATTATAAGGAGAAAGTAAACGTATACAGCTGGAAGGCCAACCACAAATTCAAATGGAGAAAGTTATTGCCTGCGATTGGCGGATATGTGGGTGCAAATTTCAATGTTGGGGACAATCCTTACACATTCCCTACTGATCCCACTGTTAGCCCAAAAGTAATGTTGCTGCTGCAAAACCACTTTGGTAGCCGAACCGTGTTAACCACAAACCTTATCGCCGACAAAATCGCAACCGATTACCCTAGCTACGGTTATATTTTAACGCTAAGCCGAGGTATCAATGAAAACTGGTCTGTGTTTTTAGAAAACCAAGGATATAAAAGCGATTGGTATGCGGATTGTATTTTCCGTGGAGGAGCTGCATACTTAATAAAGAAAAACATGCAGGTAGATGCCTCTGTAGGAGCAAGTATTAAAGATACTCCTTCCATTTTTACCGGAGCTGTAGGGTTCTCATGGCGTTTTGACAAAAGCTACAAACCAATCGAAATCAAAGATGGGAAAGAAGTAAAAGGCGACACAAAAAACAAAAAAGTAGAAGAAGAGAAGAAAAAACGTTCCGACGAAGTACAATAA
- a CDS encoding DUF4834 family protein produces the protein METASFTGLIKALFWILFIYYALKFVMRLLAPYFLQQVVKKAEENFKQQQQNYQQQYSQANTQSSSQAEMPKERKKVGEYIDFEEIE, from the coding sequence ATGGAAACAGCATCATTTACAGGTTTGATAAAAGCATTATTTTGGATACTTTTCATATACTATGCATTAAAATTCGTTATGCGATTGCTAGCTCCTTATTTTTTACAGCAGGTAGTTAAAAAAGCTGAGGAGAATTTCAAACAACAACAGCAAAATTATCAGCAGCAATATTCGCAAGCGAATACGCAGTCGTCTTCTCAGGCCGAAATGCCCAAAGAGAGGAAGAAAGTAGGCGAGTATATTGATTTTGAAGAAATTGAATAG
- a CDS encoding YfhO family protein codes for MKNLSKIYPYLLVVIGFTVISVLYFYPVMQGKKVFQSDIAQYTGMAKEQNDFRKETGEEPYWTNSAFGGMPTYQLGANYPHNYIKQLDNLIRFLPRPADYLFLYFIGFFILLKALKVDNLKAFFGALAFGFSTYMIIILGVGHNAKAHAIAYMPMVVAGVIMVYQKRYIAGGLLTMIAAAFEINANHFQMTYYLLFLLLVITVYYKIKYLREKDFKGLWKAFGIFIIAGILAVGANATNIMTTSEYAKYSTRNDSELTFSADGKKAENNNAMSYEYITEYSYGIAESLNLIAPRLFGGSNHENVGEGSPMYEFVLGQGASPTEAKDFASAVPTYWGDQPIVAAPAYIGAIVFFLFVLGMFIDKRKIKYAFLAGAVLSLLLSWGKYFPALTDFFIDFVPMYNKFRAVSSIQVILELCMPIMAILGMQAFFNAEEKARFKALWMSAATVLGIVVLLFICKGMFSFTGGSDSMYLQMYGEMGPPFINALKEQRQEMYSSDLMRSAILIILTVGTLWFFIKNKVSELTTVIIVGVLMVGDLFFVDKNYVNNDSFVSARQADIPFEATPADQQILSDTTHFRVFEVDGNMSSARASYFHKSIGGYHAAKPRKMQQLFDYQIAKNNIGVLNMLNVKYIIQKDEQGQDVPMQNPNVNGNAWFVSEVKLVNSADEEMKALDKLDTKNAAIVNQKDFAGAVKTTSFVKDSLATIKLNVYKPNYLKYTSSNTNNGVAVFSEIYYPKGWIATIDGKETDIFCADYVLRAINVPAGKHTIEFKFQPKVVQTGSMISLFSFIGMLVFVGFGIFTKMKKKNDA; via the coding sequence ATGAAAAACCTAAGCAAGATTTACCCTTATTTATTAGTCGTAATCGGCTTTACAGTAATTTCCGTTCTTTATTTTTATCCTGTGATGCAAGGTAAAAAAGTGTTTCAGAGTGATATCGCTCAATACACCGGAATGGCAAAAGAGCAAAACGATTTCAGAAAAGAAACCGGGGAAGAACCTTACTGGACCAACAGTGCATTCGGTGGAATGCCAACTTATCAGCTGGGGGCAAATTACCCACACAATTATATCAAACAACTGGATAATCTGATTCGTTTTCTGCCGCGTCCGGCTGATTATCTCTTCTTGTATTTTATCGGATTTTTCATTTTGCTCAAAGCTTTAAAGGTTGATAATCTCAAAGCCTTTTTCGGCGCCCTCGCATTTGGTTTTTCAACATATATGATAATTATTTTGGGTGTAGGACATAATGCCAAAGCCCATGCGATCGCTTATATGCCTATGGTAGTTGCGGGCGTCATTATGGTTTATCAGAAGCGATATATTGCCGGAGGTTTGCTTACTATGATAGCCGCCGCTTTTGAAATCAATGCGAATCACTTCCAGATGACTTATTATCTGTTGTTTTTGTTGTTGGTGATTACTGTATATTATAAAATTAAATATTTAAGAGAAAAGGACTTTAAAGGACTTTGGAAAGCTTTCGGTATTTTCATTATCGCCGGAATTCTGGCAGTTGGTGCTAATGCAACTAACATAATGACAACTTCAGAATATGCAAAATATTCAACCCGTAACGACAGTGAGTTAACATTTTCTGCCGACGGAAAAAAGGCAGAAAACAACAATGCGATGTCTTATGAGTACATTACAGAATACAGTTACGGAATCGCTGAAAGCTTGAATTTAATCGCACCGCGTTTATTTGGAGGTTCCAATCATGAAAACGTTGGGGAAGGTTCTCCTATGTACGAATTTGTATTAGGACAGGGAGCATCTCCAACTGAAGCTAAAGATTTCGCTTCTGCAGTACCAACTTATTGGGGTGATCAGCCAATTGTTGCTGCACCGGCCTATATTGGAGCGATAGTGTTCTTCCTGTTTGTTTTGGGAATGTTCATCGACAAACGAAAAATTAAATATGCCTTTTTAGCGGGAGCTGTACTTTCATTGCTATTGTCTTGGGGAAAATACTTCCCGGCTTTAACCGATTTCTTCATCGATTTTGTGCCAATGTACAACAAATTCCGAGCAGTTTCTTCCATTCAGGTAATTTTGGAATTGTGTATGCCGATTATGGCAATTTTAGGAATGCAGGCTTTCTTCAATGCAGAAGAAAAAGCCCGTTTCAAGGCACTTTGGATGTCGGCAGCAACTGTGTTGGGAATTGTTGTTTTACTGTTTATATGTAAAGGAATGTTCAGCTTTACAGGGGGAAGTGACAGTATGTACCTGCAAATGTACGGAGAGATGGGGCCACCATTTATCAATGCGTTGAAAGAGCAGCGTCAGGAAATGTATTCTTCCGATTTAATGCGTTCGGCAATATTGATTATTTTGACAGTTGGAACGTTATGGTTCTTCATCAAAAATAAAGTATCGGAACTGACAACAGTGATTATTGTTGGGGTTTTAATGGTAGGAGATTTGTTCTTTGTAGATAAAAATTATGTAAACAACGATAGTTTTGTTTCTGCCCGTCAAGCGGATATTCCGTTCGAAGCGACTCCGGCAGATCAACAGATTTTGAGTGACACAACTCATTTCAGAGTGTTTGAAGTAGATGGGAATATGTCGAGCGCAAGGGCTTCTTATTTTCATAAATCGATTGGAGGCTATCATGCGGCCAAACCAAGAAAAATGCAGCAGTTGTTTGATTATCAGATTGCCAAAAATAATATCGGTGTATTGAACATGCTGAATGTAAAATACATCATTCAGAAAGACGAACAAGGACAGGATGTTCCAATGCAGAATCCGAATGTAAATGGAAATGCATGGTTTGTAAGCGAAGTAAAACTGGTAAATTCAGCCGATGAGGAAATGAAGGCTTTGGATAAGCTGGATACGAAGAATGCTGCTATTGTAAATCAGAAGGATTTTGCCGGGGCGGTAAAGACAACTTCATTTGTAAAAGACAGTCTGGCTACAATTAAATTGAATGTTTATAAACCGAATTACTTAAAATATACCTCAAGCAATACAAACAATGGGGTAGCGGTTTTCTCTGAAATCTATTATCCTAAAGGTTGGATTGCTACTATTGACGGTAAAGAAACCGATATTTTCTGCGCTGATTATGTATTGAGAGCAATAAATGTACCAGCAGGAAAACATACGATTGAATTCAAATTCCAACCGAAAGTGGTACAAACGGGAAGTATGATTTCACTGTTCAGTTTCATTGGAATGTTAGTGTTTGTAGGTTTCGGAATTTTTACGAAAATGAAGAAGAAAAATGACGCTTAA
- the crcB gene encoding fluoride efflux transporter CrcB: protein MRTILLIAIGGGLGSVFRYLTAQWINKYTQLFFPYATFVTNVLGCFLIGLFLGWMEKNNVTNPDLKFFMVTGFCGGYTTFSTFSNENIQLLNANQYGTAFLYIGLSLFLGLAATWGGLMISKL from the coding sequence TTGAGAACTATTTTATTAATAGCGATAGGAGGTGGTTTAGGTAGTGTTTTTCGTTACCTGACAGCACAATGGATTAATAAATATACTCAATTGTTTTTTCCATATGCAACTTTTGTAACCAATGTCTTAGGATGTTTTCTCATCGGGTTGTTTTTGGGTTGGATGGAAAAAAATAATGTAACCAATCCTGATTTGAAATTCTTTATGGTAACGGGTTTTTGCGGAGGTTATACAACTTTCTCAACGTTTTCAAATGAAAACATACAGTTACTTAATGCAAATCAGTACGGAACTGCTTTTTTGTACATAGGCTTAAGTTTGTTTTTAGGATTAGCAGCAACTTGGGGAGGCTTGATGATTTCAAAACTATAA
- a CDS encoding glycosyltransferase family 4 protein, with the protein MKKVLIITYYWPPAGGPGVQRWLKFVKYLPDFGIEPIVYIPENPTYPLLDEKLLADVPENVTILKNKIVEPYAWASLFSKKSTKKISSGIIPNQKKQSFLQKMLLWVRGNLFIPDARVLWVKPSVAYLSKYIQENGIETIITTGPPHSLHLIGLELKEKLNVKWIADFRDPWTTIGYHKALKLSASSAKKHKMLESEVMNRADFLLVTSPTTKKEFESITAKPIHVITNGYDVENVGRQTLDEKFTLAHIGSFLSDRNPRILWKALHELIHENDKFREYFELKLIGAVSQEVLDAIAEFQLAGYVNNLGYVSHQEALEHQRKSQVLLLVEINSEETKSIIPGKLFEYMVSERPILAIGPEDADFSVILKQTNTGVFVLYDEKEKVKETILSYFNLFLETNLKVYPVGLQQYSRKNLTKELASLLQ; encoded by the coding sequence ATGAAAAAAGTACTCATCATAACGTATTATTGGCCGCCTGCGGGTGGACCCGGCGTACAGCGTTGGTTAAAGTTTGTGAAGTATTTACCCGATTTTGGCATCGAACCCATTGTTTACATTCCGGAGAATCCAACCTATCCGTTATTGGACGAAAAACTATTGGCTGACGTTCCTGAAAATGTAACGATTCTTAAAAACAAAATTGTAGAGCCTTACGCTTGGGCTTCGTTATTCTCTAAAAAAAGCACTAAAAAAATCAGTTCGGGAATCATTCCAAATCAAAAAAAGCAATCCTTTCTTCAAAAAATGCTGCTCTGGGTAAGAGGAAATCTGTTTATTCCTGACGCTAGGGTTTTGTGGGTAAAACCGTCAGTAGCCTATTTGTCAAAATATATTCAAGAAAACGGAATTGAGACTATAATTACTACGGGGCCGCCTCATAGTTTGCATTTAATTGGTTTAGAATTAAAAGAAAAGCTAAATGTAAAATGGATTGCTGATTTTCGTGATCCGTGGACAACCATTGGTTATCATAAAGCATTGAAATTATCAGCTTCATCTGCAAAAAAACATAAAATGCTGGAATCTGAAGTTATGAATCGAGCCGATTTTCTTTTAGTGACGAGTCCAACCACCAAAAAAGAGTTTGAGTCCATCACCGCAAAACCGATTCATGTTATCACCAATGGATATGATGTTGAGAATGTGGGTAGGCAAACTTTGGATGAAAAGTTCACTTTAGCGCATATCGGTTCGTTTTTATCCGATCGGAACCCGAGAATTTTATGGAAAGCACTTCATGAATTGATTCATGAAAATGACAAGTTCAGGGAGTACTTCGAACTAAAGTTAATCGGAGCTGTGAGCCAAGAAGTTTTGGATGCCATCGCTGAATTTCAGTTGGCCGGTTATGTAAATAATCTTGGCTATGTTTCCCATCAGGAAGCTTTGGAACATCAACGAAAATCCCAGGTTCTATTGCTTGTAGAAATTAATTCGGAAGAAACAAAAAGTATCATTCCCGGAAAACTTTTTGAGTATATGGTTTCTGAAAGGCCAATCCTGGCTATTGGACCGGAAGATGCCGATTTCTCTGTAATTCTCAAACAAACCAATACAGGTGTTTTTGTTCTGTATGATGAAAAAGAAAAAGTAAAAGAAACCATTTTGAGTTATTTTAATTTGTTTTTGGAGACTAATTTAAAAGTTTATCCTGTGGGGCTGCAACAATACAGCCGCAAGAACCTGACAAAAGAATTGGCTAGTTTACTGCAATAA